Proteins encoded by one window of Vicinamibacterales bacterium:
- the rpsF gene encoding 30S ribosomal protein S6 → MSQNRQYELVYIVSPDASEQAIADLHTQVEQIVQRFTGTLDKTENWGRRKLAYEIGKAREGTYVVETITGSGEMIKEIDRRLRVTDAIIRHLTVRIDDAIRVADRLRDQRKTTQARRRTARGLPPEPSPSERRGDRDMDDTDDLGIEGAEVQR, encoded by the coding sequence ATGAGTCAGAACAGACAGTACGAGCTCGTCTACATCGTGTCGCCAGACGCGAGCGAGCAGGCGATCGCCGATCTGCACACGCAGGTCGAGCAGATCGTGCAGCGCTTCACCGGCACCCTCGACAAGACCGAGAACTGGGGGCGGCGCAAGCTGGCCTACGAGATCGGTAAGGCACGCGAGGGCACCTACGTGGTCGAGACGATCACCGGCTCAGGCGAGATGATTAAGGAGATCGACCGGCGGCTGCGCGTCACCGACGCGATCATCCGTCACTTGACCGTCCGCATCGACGACGCGATCCGGGTCGCCGACCGGCTGCGCGACCAGCGCAAGACGACGCAGGCGCGCCGCCGCACCGCGCGCGGGCTGCCGCCGGAGCCGTCGCCGAGCGAACGGCGCGGCGACCGCGACATGGATGACACCGACGATTTGGGCATTGAAGGGGCGGAGGTCCAGCGATGA
- the rpsR gene encoding 30S ribosomal protein S18, which translates to MSEERGGRGRGGKKDDKGKGEGRPRGGGFFRRRRVCKFCAEKIDYVNYKDVRLLSPFIPERGKIQPRRISGTCAKHQRALQTAISRARQLALIPYVTD; encoded by the coding sequence ATGAGCGAGGAACGCGGGGGCCGCGGCCGCGGCGGCAAGAAGGACGACAAGGGCAAGGGAGAAGGGCGGCCGCGCGGCGGCGGATTCTTCCGACGCCGGCGTGTCTGCAAGTTCTGCGCGGAGAAGATCGACTACGTCAACTACAAGGACGTCCGCCTGCTGAGCCCGTTCATTCCAGAGCGCGGCAAGATCCAGCCACGTCGGATCTCCGGCACCTGCGCCAAGCACCAGCGCGCGCTGCAGACGGCGATCTCGCGGGCGCGCCAGCTGGCGCTGATCCCCTACGTGACCGACTAG